A genomic window from Erythrobacter sp. BLCC-B19 includes:
- a CDS encoding SIMPL domain-containing protein has protein sequence MRNVLILLAASAAALPLGNLAAAEVGIAATGPVVELTVYESIDIAPDTATVGAGVTTEATSASEAMRQNSAAMQKVIARLKTLGIAEKDIQTAGINLNANYEYDQATSRQVFRGYRASNTVSVILRKIDDTGKVLDALVEAGANDLSGPYFSIENDTEAKILARKRAVERAQAQARDYAKMLGYADIRVLMINEALEGRGSMDAKRGGEFGFVQAMSTEAPVQPGMVSTGVALSISFELVGNPAAGSK, from the coding sequence ATGCGCAATGTCCTGATCCTTCTCGCCGCCTCTGCCGCAGCGCTGCCCCTTGGCAACCTTGCCGCTGCCGAGGTCGGGATTGCGGCCACCGGCCCGGTTGTCGAGCTCACCGTCTATGAAAGCATCGACATTGCGCCCGACACCGCCACCGTAGGCGCGGGCGTGACCACCGAAGCGACCAGTGCGAGCGAGGCGATGCGCCAGAATTCGGCGGCCATGCAGAAGGTTATCGCGCGCCTCAAGACGCTGGGGATTGCCGAGAAGGACATCCAGACCGCCGGCATCAACCTCAACGCCAATTACGAATATGATCAGGCCACCTCACGCCAGGTGTTCCGCGGCTATCGCGCGTCGAACACGGTCAGCGTGATCCTGCGCAAGATCGACGATACCGGCAAGGTGCTCGACGCGCTGGTCGAAGCCGGGGCCAATGACCTCAGCGGGCCGTACTTCAGCATCGAGAACGATACCGAGGCCAAGATCCTCGCCCGCAAGCGCGCGGTTGAGCGGGCGCAGGCGCAGGCGAGGGACTATGCCAAGATGCTCGGCTATGCCGACATCCGGGTGCTGATGATCAACGAGGCGCTGGAGGGCCGCGGCTCGATGGACGCCAAGCGCGGCGGCGAGTTCGGGTTCGTGCAAGCCATGTCGACCGAGGCTCCGGTGCAGCCGGGCATGGTGTCGACCGGCGTGGCGCTCTCGATCAGCTTCGAACTGGTCGGGAACCCGGCGGCGGGATCGAAGTAA
- a CDS encoding DUF6456 domain-containing protein, with product MTRQLAERELTPEGPRRGRIKSGPRPRRTVTVNLAESPLVWLHARGHISDRLLDAGEALRADYERSAMTASITMRWDPVRVKTTGERGLSPTEKQIAARQRFSGAIAAAGKGLEDILWRVVCAGEALPEAEKALGWPTRSGKLVLKIALERVAEYYRIR from the coding sequence ATGACTCGCCAACTCGCCGAACGTGAACTCACCCCCGAAGGCCCGCGCCGGGGACGCATCAAATCCGGCCCGCGCCCGCGCCGCACGGTGACGGTCAACCTTGCCGAAAGCCCGCTGGTGTGGCTCCACGCGCGCGGCCACATCTCCGACCGGCTGCTCGATGCAGGCGAGGCCTTGCGCGCCGATTACGAGCGCAGCGCCATGACCGCGAGCATCACCATGCGCTGGGATCCGGTGCGGGTGAAGACCACCGGCGAGCGCGGCCTTTCTCCCACGGAAAAGCAGATCGCCGCCCGCCAGCGTTTCAGCGGGGCCATCGCCGCGGCGGGCAAGGGGCTGGAGGACATCCTGTGGCGGGTGGTCTGCGCAGGCGAGGCGCTGCCCGAGGCCGAAAAGGCGCTGGGCTGGCCCACGCGCAGCGGCAAGCTGGTGCTGAAAATCGCGCTCGAACGGGTGGCGGAGTATTACCGGATCAGGTGA
- the secD gene encoding protein translocase subunit SecD translates to MLDFPLWKKLSLWAVTLAASLLALPSLANVAGLDWPASLPNPQVNLGLDLAGGSHLLLEAKSEDVRKQRLETMEESVRQLMRNAKPRIRIGDVSTADGQLSFMLENAADIDRARGLIEPAMQGQTTVREWELTVVDGQRVQLKPTEAGINQAIDDAMDSATEVVRRRIDELGTREPTILRQGDTRIVVQVPGLQDPEALKALLGKTAQLEFKLVAEPGAAAVGLETFPYAPGEGLDGQFVTVKRLGGIRGESLTDAQAGVDPQNNRNVVNITFDAQGGAKFAKLTTENVGKPFAIILDGQVLSAPTIQTPIIGGSAQISGSFTPESANELAIALRSGALPVPLVVVEERTVGPDLGADSIRKGLLAMAIGSFAVIALMVATYGRFGIYATVALVFNVLMLLGLMALGGFTLTLPGIAGFVITIGAAVDANVLINERIREERARGRKVVAAVETGYKEASRAIWDANLTNVISGVALFSFGSGPVKGFAIVLIIGIITSVFTGVTLTRMFVAGWLRKARPNDINI, encoded by the coding sequence ATGCTCGACTTTCCCCTCTGGAAGAAGCTCTCGCTATGGGCGGTGACGCTCGCGGCTTCGCTGCTGGCGCTGCCCAGCCTTGCCAATGTCGCGGGGCTGGATTGGCCCGCGTCGCTGCCCAACCCGCAGGTCAACCTTGGGCTTGACCTTGCCGGCGGCTCGCACCTCCTGCTTGAAGCCAAGTCCGAGGACGTGCGCAAGCAGCGGCTCGAGACGATGGAGGAAAGCGTTCGTCAGCTGATGCGCAACGCCAAGCCGCGTATCCGCATCGGCGATGTTTCGACCGCCGACGGGCAGCTGTCCTTCATGCTGGAAAACGCCGCCGACATTGATCGGGCGCGCGGGCTGATCGAGCCGGCGATGCAGGGCCAGACGACGGTGCGCGAGTGGGAGCTGACGGTGGTCGATGGCCAGCGCGTGCAGCTCAAGCCGACCGAAGCGGGCATCAATCAGGCGATCGATGATGCGATGGACAGCGCCACGGAAGTGGTGCGCCGCCGTATCGACGAGCTCGGGACGCGCGAGCCGACCATCTTGCGTCAGGGCGACACCCGCATCGTGGTGCAGGTGCCGGGCCTGCAAGACCCGGAAGCGCTGAAGGCGCTGCTCGGCAAGACCGCGCAGCTCGAATTCAAGCTCGTCGCCGAACCGGGCGCCGCGGCGGTGGGGCTGGAAACCTTCCCCTATGCGCCGGGCGAAGGGCTCGACGGGCAATTCGTGACGGTCAAGCGCCTTGGCGGCATTCGCGGCGAGAGCCTTACCGATGCGCAGGCCGGGGTCGATCCGCAGAACAACCGCAATGTCGTCAACATCACTTTCGACGCGCAGGGCGGGGCCAAGTTCGCCAAGCTCACGACCGAGAATGTCGGCAAGCCCTTTGCCATCATCCTCGACGGGCAGGTGCTGTCGGCCCCGACGATCCAGACCCCGATCATTGGCGGGAGCGCGCAGATTTCGGGCAGCTTCACGCCCGAAAGCGCGAACGAGCTGGCGATTGCGCTGCGTTCGGGCGCGCTGCCGGTGCCGCTGGTGGTGGTGGAAGAGCGCACGGTCGGGCCTGACCTTGGCGCGGATTCGATCCGCAAGGGGCTGCTCGCAATGGCGATCGGCAGCTTTGCGGTGATCGCGCTGATGGTCGCGACCTATGGCCGCTTCGGCATCTACGCCACGGTCGCGCTGGTGTTCAACGTGCTGATGCTGCTCGGCCTGATGGCGCTGGGCGGCTTCACGCTGACCCTGCCGGGGATTGCGGGCTTCGTCATCACCATCGGCGCGGCGGTCGATGCCAACGTGCTGATCAACGAGCGTATCCGCGAAGAGCGCGCGCGCGGCCGCAAGGTCGTGGCCGCGGTCGAGACCGGCTACAAGGAAGCCAGCCGCGCGATCTGGGACGCGAACCTCACCAACGTGATTTCGGGCGTGGCGCTGTTCTCGTTCGGCTCGGGCCCGGTCAAGGGCTTCGCGATCGTGCTGATCATCGGCATCATCACCTCGGTGTTCACCGGGGTGACGCTGACCCGAATGTTTGTTGCCGGGTGGCTGCGCAAGGCGCGCCCCAATGACATCAATATCTGA
- the secF gene encoding protein translocase subunit SecF — translation MKLLKLVPDNTNIKFLKLRVPFFVLSLVLIFGSWAAVAVNGLNFGVDFAGGQEVRMTFTQTETAPIPSLREQVAGLGFGEPVVQEFGAKNQVSIRVALPDGTEDNPEAAKAIGEKVIASVKGTYPDARVDGNDTVSGKVAGEFRDQAILALLAAMAAVSLYIWVRFEWQFGVGAMFALVHDVSVTVGLFALTQMEFSLQIVAAILAIIGYSLNDTIVVYDRIRENLKKYRKMEMGDLLDLSVNETLARTVMTSLTLFVALIPLLFFGPPSLFGMVAAITVGLFIGTYSSIYMAGPLLIWMGVTTNSFVQTESAVDRQEKIARGEI, via the coding sequence ATGAAACTCCTGAAACTCGTCCCCGACAACACCAACATCAAGTTCCTGAAGCTGCGCGTGCCGTTCTTCGTGCTCAGCCTTGTGCTGATCTTCGGCAGCTGGGCGGCGGTGGCGGTCAATGGCCTCAACTTCGGCGTCGACTTTGCCGGCGGGCAGGAAGTGCGCATGACCTTCACCCAGACCGAGACCGCGCCGATCCCGTCCTTGCGCGAACAGGTCGCCGGGCTGGGCTTCGGCGAGCCGGTGGTGCAGGAATTCGGCGCCAAGAACCAGGTCTCGATCCGCGTCGCGCTGCCCGATGGCACGGAAGACAATCCCGAAGCCGCCAAGGCGATCGGCGAAAAGGTGATCGCCTCGGTCAAGGGCACCTATCCCGATGCGCGCGTGGACGGGAATGACACCGTGTCGGGCAAGGTCGCGGGCGAGTTCCGCGATCAGGCGATCCTTGCGCTGCTGGCGGCGATGGCGGCGGTCTCGCTCTATATCTGGGTGCGGTTCGAATGGCAGTTTGGCGTCGGCGCGATGTTCGCACTGGTGCACGACGTATCGGTGACGGTCGGCCTGTTCGCGCTGACGCAGATGGAATTCAGCCTCCAGATCGTCGCGGCGATCCTCGCGATCATCGGCTATTCCTTGAACGACACCATCGTCGTCTATGACCGCATCCGCGAGAACCTGAAGAAGTACCGCAAGATGGAGATGGGCGACCTGCTCGACCTGTCGGTCAACGAGACGCTGGCGCGCACGGTGATGACCTCGCTGACGCTGTTCGTGGCGCTGATCCCGCTCTTGTTCTTCGGCCCGCCGAGCCTGTTCGGCATGGTCGCGGCGATCACGGTGGGCCTGTTCATCGGCACCTATTCGTCGATCTACATGGCCGGGCCGCTGCTGATCTGGATGGGGGTGACGACCAACAGCTTCGTCCAGACCGAGAGCGCGGTGGATCGTCAGGAAAAGATCGCGCGCGGCGAGATTTGA
- a CDS encoding sensor histidine kinase, whose product MASVTASTTPPTSRAPEAAAGAGTPGGDARSPLPGGEAEDAALSAPDILDPPQPARASLARRMGLIAAGWIFVLLLGGGIALERTLTSQVESNFDEQLDYILTAMIASAEIDPAGEVYFYRTLGDQRFLEPGSGLYWQISGGSFDPWPSRSLWDRTLKLHGVEEKGEHFDSEVHFYNSDQFKGEPLRIAERTVILPGSETRWTFAVASATEQMDSQIGRVRLILIWSFAVLGLGLLVMALLQIRYGLSPLRRVRAAIQNLRTTGAGRITEPLPLEVQPLVEELNALLEHSERQAEEARRHAGNLAHALKTPLTVLTNAATARAPDLGEAVMRETRTMQRHVDHHLARARAVGRRAVGHARTNVMASATAVRRAVERLYPNGRLDIAGDKTATVSLERQDLDELLGNLIENAAKYGGGSVFVTIDPDEDCAPRDPKMCLIWVEDDGAGIPEAERIRIFDRGVRLDTGKPGTGLGLAIVRDVAEIYGGSVTLGESEDLGGLLVELRLPRAD is encoded by the coding sequence GTGGCCTCGGTTACAGCCTCGACGACCCCGCCGACCAGCCGCGCGCCTGAGGCAGCGGCCGGAGCCGGGACGCCGGGCGGCGACGCGCGCTCGCCCTTGCCCGGCGGCGAGGCCGAGGATGCGGCGCTGTCCGCCCCGGACATTCTAGACCCGCCTCAGCCCGCCCGTGCCAGCCTTGCGCGGCGCATGGGTTTGATTGCGGCGGGGTGGATCTTCGTGCTCCTGCTGGGCGGCGGCATCGCGCTCGAACGCACGCTGACCAGCCAGGTCGAGAGCAATTTCGACGAGCAGCTCGATTATATCCTGACCGCCATGATCGCCTCGGCCGAGATCGACCCGGCGGGCGAAGTCTATTTCTACCGCACGCTCGGCGACCAGCGCTTCCTTGAGCCGGGCAGCGGACTGTACTGGCAGATCAGCGGCGGCAGTTTCGATCCCTGGCCCTCGCGCAGCCTGTGGGACAGGACGCTGAAGCTCCACGGCGTCGAGGAGAAAGGCGAGCACTTCGACAGCGAGGTGCACTTCTACAACTCCGATCAGTTCAAGGGCGAGCCTCTGCGGATTGCCGAACGCACCGTGATCCTGCCCGGCAGCGAGACGCGCTGGACCTTTGCCGTGGCGAGCGCGACCGAGCAGATGGATTCGCAGATCGGGCGTGTGCGGCTGATCCTGATCTGGAGCTTTGCCGTCCTGGGGCTTGGCCTGCTGGTGATGGCGCTGCTCCAGATCCGCTATGGCCTCTCGCCCTTGCGCCGGGTGCGGGCCGCGATCCAGAACCTGCGCACCACCGGGGCGGGCCGGATTACCGAGCCGCTACCGCTCGAAGTGCAGCCGCTGGTCGAGGAGCTCAACGCGCTGCTCGAACATTCCGAGCGCCAGGCTGAGGAAGCGCGCCGCCATGCGGGCAATCTCGCCCATGCCTTGAAGACCCCGCTGACGGTGCTGACCAATGCCGCCACCGCCCGCGCGCCCGATCTGGGCGAGGCGGTGATGCGCGAGACCCGCACCATGCAGCGCCATGTCGACCACCACTTGGCCCGCGCCCGCGCCGTGGGCCGCCGCGCGGTGGGCCATGCGCGCACCAATGTGATGGCGAGCGCCACCGCCGTGCGCCGCGCGGTCGAGCGGCTCTATCCCAACGGGCGGCTGGACATTGCGGGCGACAAGACGGCGACTGTCTCGCTCGAACGGCAGGACCTCGACGAATTGCTCGGCAATCTCATCGAGAACGCGGCCAAGTATGGCGGGGGCTCGGTGTTCGTCACCATCGACCCCGACGAGGACTGCGCGCCGCGCGATCCCAAGATGTGCCTGATCTGGGTTGAGGATGACGGCGCGGGTATCCCCGAAGCGGAGCGCATCCGCATCTTCGATCGCGGCGTCCGGCTCGATACCGGCAAGCCCGGCACCGGCCTTGGCCTTGCGATCGTGCGTGATGTCGCGGAAATCTATGGCGGCAGCGTCACCTTGGGCGAGAGCGAGGATCTGGGCGGGCTGCTGGTCGAACTGCGCTTGCCGCGCGCGGATTGA
- a CDS encoding PepSY domain-containing protein has product MKQLTALMLGTLAALALAPAPAMAQDQTRGDQGEARREAQAGNIMRSGEIEARILPMMRDAEYLGFAYDSTARAYRLKFIKDGRVTYVDVDARTGRIIGRSR; this is encoded by the coding sequence ATGAAACAGCTAACCGCCTTGATGCTCGGCACGCTTGCTGCCCTTGCTCTGGCCCCTGCGCCCGCGATGGCGCAGGACCAGACGCGCGGGGACCAGGGCGAGGCGCGGCGCGAGGCGCAGGCTGGCAACATCATGCGCTCGGGCGAGATCGAGGCGCGCATCCTGCCGATGATGCGGGATGCCGAATATCTCGGCTTTGCCTATGATTCGACCGCGCGCGCCTACCGGCTCAAATTCATCAAGGATGGCCGCGTCACCTATGTCGATGTCGATGCCCGCACCGGGCGCATCATCGGCCGCTCGCGCTGA
- a CDS encoding sigma-70 family RNA polymerase sigma factor encodes MTASGEPSHSAQRTADTGDEAGLAARLAARDAAALREVIARHAAVLHRIAFRMIGEAQEAEDIVQEALLRLWDQAPKIAERHRVGSQGAASLRLGGWLSRVVTNLAIDRLRRTRRLAGEEVPDTEDDSPLADALIEANEREGLTRALVTALPDRQRAAIVLTYYEELPNAEAAAALEMNIKAFESLLHRARAALRQAFAAQGGAL; translated from the coding sequence ATGACAGCCAGCGGCGAGCCTTCCCATAGCGCCCAACGCACCGCCGACACCGGCGATGAGGCGGGTTTGGCTGCGCGGCTGGCAGCGCGCGATGCAGCGGCGCTGCGCGAGGTCATCGCGCGCCATGCAGCCGTGCTCCACCGCATCGCCTTTCGCATGATCGGCGAGGCGCAAGAGGCCGAGGATATTGTGCAGGAAGCTCTGCTGAGATTGTGGGATCAGGCACCGAAGATCGCTGAGCGGCATCGGGTGGGGAGCCAGGGCGCGGCGAGCTTGCGCCTCGGCGGCTGGCTGTCGCGGGTGGTGACCAATCTCGCGATTGATCGCCTGCGCCGCACCCGGCGGCTCGCGGGCGAGGAAGTGCCCGATACCGAGGACGACAGCCCGCTCGCCGATGCGCTGATCGAGGCGAACGAGCGCGAAGGCTTGACCCGCGCGCTGGTTACCGCGCTGCCCGATCGCCAGCGCGCGGCGATCGTGCTGACCTATTACGAGGAATTGCCCAATGCCGAGGCGGCCGCGGCGCTGGAGATGAACATCAAGGCCTTCGAAAGCCTGCTCCACCGCGCCCGCGCGGCGCTGCGGCAGGCCTTTGCGGCGCAAGGAGGCGCTTTATGA
- a CDS encoding ABC-F family ATP-binding cassette domain-containing protein, which translates to MAQPPIFSLEGVALQQGGRWLFGGPTPTSGAAPIDLHVLPGDRLALIGRNGAGKTTLLRLITGRIEADRGQRRIKPGTRIVFLEQEPDFTPFATLMDFATHGEDAPAAHEVEAIAGQLGIDMSRDAPTASGGEKRRAAIARALAQEPDLILLDEPTNHLDLAAIDWLEDWLSRYRGAFITISHDRTFLTRLTRATLWLDRGTLRRKEVGFGGYEAWEESVYAEEARAAERLDAKLKIEAHWLERGVTARRKRNQGRLEKLYQMRAVRASMIAGAGAAKLKLASDDDFKSKSVIVAENISKTYGERAIIKPFSLRIQNGDRIGIVGANGAGKTTLLKLLTKEIESDTGSVTHAKTLTGVMIDQQRKLLEPGATVRQILAQGGDWIDVRGVRKHVQAYLKDFLFDPGLVDTKVGILSGGERSRLLLAREFARTANLLVLDEPTNDLDLETLDLLQEVIADFDGTVLIVSHDRDFLDRTVTITLGLDGSGKVDIVAGGYADWEARRQPRKDPTRPAQNPRSAAQAATPADQGKAAPASAKLSYKDQRDYEILPARIAELDAAIAKGEALLSDPELYTRDPKRFATISAGIANARAEKDAAEERWLMLAEMVEG; encoded by the coding sequence ATGGCACAGCCCCCGATCTTCTCGCTTGAAGGCGTCGCATTGCAGCAAGGCGGCCGCTGGCTGTTTGGCGGGCCAACGCCCACCAGCGGCGCGGCGCCGATTGATCTTCACGTCCTGCCCGGTGATCGCCTCGCGCTGATCGGACGCAATGGGGCAGGGAAGACCACCCTGCTGCGCCTCATCACCGGCAGGATCGAGGCTGACCGAGGCCAGCGCCGGATCAAGCCGGGGACACGGATCGTGTTTCTGGAGCAAGAGCCTGATTTCACGCCCTTTGCCACGCTGATGGACTTCGCCACCCACGGCGAGGATGCCCCGGCTGCCCACGAAGTCGAGGCGATTGCCGGCCAGCTCGGCATCGACATGAGCCGCGACGCACCGACTGCGAGCGGGGGCGAAAAACGCCGCGCCGCAATTGCCCGCGCGCTGGCGCAGGAGCCTGATCTGATCCTCCTCGACGAGCCCACCAACCATCTCGATCTCGCCGCGATCGACTGGCTGGAGGACTGGCTCTCGCGCTATCGCGGGGCGTTCATCACCATTTCCCACGACCGCACCTTCCTCACCCGCCTGACGCGGGCGACCCTGTGGCTCGACCGGGGCACGCTGCGGCGCAAGGAAGTAGGCTTTGGCGGCTATGAGGCGTGGGAGGAGAGCGTCTATGCCGAGGAAGCCCGCGCCGCGGAACGCCTTGATGCCAAACTGAAAATCGAAGCCCACTGGTTGGAGCGCGGGGTCACCGCGCGGCGCAAGCGCAATCAGGGGCGGCTCGAAAAGCTCTACCAGATGCGTGCCGTCCGGGCCTCGATGATTGCCGGGGCAGGTGCGGCCAAGCTGAAGCTTGCCTCCGATGACGACTTCAAGTCCAAATCGGTGATCGTTGCCGAAAATATTTCAAAGACTTACGGAGAGCGCGCGATCATCAAGCCGTTCTCCCTGCGCATCCAGAACGGCGACCGCATCGGGATTGTCGGTGCCAACGGCGCGGGCAAGACCACCTTGCTGAAATTGCTCACCAAAGAGATCGAGAGCGACACCGGATCGGTCACCCATGCCAAGACCCTGACCGGCGTGATGATCGACCAGCAAAGAAAGCTGCTGGAACCGGGCGCCACCGTCCGCCAGATCCTCGCGCAAGGGGGCGACTGGATCGATGTGCGGGGGGTCAGGAAGCACGTTCAGGCCTATCTCAAGGACTTCCTGTTCGATCCGGGTCTGGTCGACACCAAGGTCGGCATCCTGTCGGGCGGGGAGCGCTCGCGGCTGCTGCTGGCGCGTGAATTCGCCCGCACCGCGAACCTGCTGGTGCTCGACGAGCCGACCAATGATCTCGACCTTGAAACCCTTGATCTGCTTCAGGAAGTTATCGCCGATTTCGACGGCACCGTGCTGATCGTCAGCCACGACCGCGACTTCCTCGACCGCACGGTGACGATCACGCTGGGCCTCGACGGATCGGGCAAGGTGGATATTGTCGCAGGCGGCTATGCCGATTGGGAAGCCCGGCGACAGCCCCGCAAAGACCCGACAAGACCTGCGCAAAACCCGCGTAGCGCCGCGCAAGCCGCGACTCCGGCAGACCAGGGCAAGGCCGCGCCCGCATCGGCCAAATTGTCCTACAAGGATCAGCGCGATTACGAAATCCTGCCCGCCCGCATCGCCGAACTCGACGCCGCAATCGCCAAGGGCGAGGCCTTGCTGAGCGACCCCGAACTCTACACCCGCGACCCCAAGCGCTTTGCCACGATCAGCGCCGGGATCGCCAACGCCCGCGCCGAGAAGGACGCGGCCGAAGAGCGCTGGCTGATGCTGGCGGAAATGGTCGAGGGCTGA
- a CDS encoding response regulator transcription factor — protein MRILIVEDEPTLGAQLKSTLEGQGYAVDLSVDGEDGHFMGSTEDYDAVVLDLGLPEIDGLTVLGMWRREGRTFPVLVLTARDSWSDKVAGLDAGADDYLAKPFQTEELIARLRALIRRASGNTSSELTAGDVRLDTRSGRVTLDGEPVKLTAQEYKLLSYLMHHKGKVVSRTELIEHIYDQDFDRDSNTIEVFVTRIRKKLGADVITTIRGLGYSLDDPADQPRA, from the coding sequence ATGCGCATTCTGATCGTCGAAGACGAACCGACCCTTGGCGCGCAGCTCAAGTCGACGCTGGAGGGGCAGGGCTATGCCGTCGATCTTTCGGTCGATGGCGAAGACGGGCACTTCATGGGCTCGACCGAGGATTACGACGCAGTGGTGCTCGATCTTGGCCTGCCCGAGATTGACGGGCTGACCGTGCTCGGGATGTGGCGCCGCGAAGGGCGCACCTTCCCGGTGCTGGTGCTGACCGCGCGTGACAGCTGGTCGGACAAGGTGGCCGGGCTCGATGCCGGCGCCGATGATTACCTCGCCAAGCCGTTCCAGACCGAAGAACTGATCGCCCGCCTGCGCGCGCTGATCCGCCGCGCTTCGGGCAACACGTCCTCGGAGCTGACCGCAGGCGACGTGCGGCTCGATACCCGCTCGGGCCGCGTGACGCTCGATGGCGAGCCAGTCAAGCTGACCGCGCAGGAATACAAGCTGCTCTCCTACCTGATGCACCACAAGGGCAAGGTGGTCAGCCGCACCGAACTGATCGAGCACATCTACGATCAGGATTTCGACCGCGATTCCAATACCATCGAAGTCTTTGTCACCCGTATTCGCAAGAAGCTGGGTGCAGACGTGATCACGACCATCCGTGGCCTCGGTTACAGCCTCGACGACCCCGCCGACCAGCCGCGCGCCTGA
- a CDS encoding glycosyltransferase codes for MKHVLALSTLYPNPVNPRFGTFVARSLEALAKRGDWRVTLVNPIGLPPLALGRYRPLADLPARAEEGGITVHRPHFTLIPRIGARRNAAAIARAVLPLVEQIHAETPIDVLDAQFFFPDGPAAAAIARKTGLPLSIKARGSDISFWGEQGFARAQMLDAARTATGLLAVSRDLAGQMAAMGMAAEKITVHYTGLDRDRFRPLDHTQLRTQLSRELGFAMPDSAPLLACVGALIERKGQAIAIRALRDIPGARLVLIGKGEDESLLRALAASEGVADRVYFAGSVDHDLMPLLLSAADVMVLPTVSEGLANAWVEALACGTPVVTSDVGGARELIACDTAGRLVARNPAAVAAGINAVLNAPPPREAVAALTEHFSWEANAAALAAHYETLATA; via the coding sequence GTGAAGCACGTCCTCGCCCTCTCCACGCTCTATCCCAATCCGGTCAACCCCCGGTTCGGCACCTTTGTCGCCCGGTCGCTGGAGGCGCTGGCAAAGCGGGGGGATTGGCGGGTGACGCTGGTCAATCCGATCGGCCTGCCGCCGCTGGCGCTGGGCCGCTATCGCCCGCTCGCCGATCTGCCCGCGCGCGCCGAGGAAGGCGGGATCACCGTCCACCGTCCGCATTTCACCCTGATCCCGCGCATCGGCGCGCGGCGCAATGCCGCCGCCATCGCCCGTGCCGTGCTGCCGCTGGTCGAGCAGATCCATGCCGAAACGCCGATCGACGTGCTCGACGCGCAATTCTTCTTTCCCGATGGCCCCGCCGCTGCCGCCATTGCCCGCAAGACCGGCCTGCCGCTGTCGATCAAGGCGCGGGGGAGCGACATCAGTTTCTGGGGCGAGCAAGGCTTTGCCCGGGCGCAGATGCTCGATGCTGCACGCACGGCAACCGGCCTCTTGGCCGTCAGCCGCGATCTGGCCGGACAGATGGCGGCAATGGGCATGGCGGCGGAGAAGATCACCGTCCATTACACCGGGCTTGATCGCGACCGTTTCCGCCCGCTCGATCACACCCAGTTGCGCACCCAGCTGTCGCGCGAACTGGGCTTCGCCATGCCCGACAGCGCGCCGCTGCTCGCCTGCGTTGGCGCACTGATCGAGCGGAAGGGTCAGGCCATCGCCATCCGCGCCCTGCGCGATATTCCGGGCGCGCGACTGGTGCTGATCGGCAAGGGCGAGGACGAGAGCCTGCTGCGCGCCCTTGCCGCGAGCGAGGGGGTGGCTGACCGGGTGTACTTTGCCGGCTCGGTCGATCACGATCTGATGCCGCTGCTGCTCTCGGCGGCGGACGTGATGGTGCTGCCGACAGTGAGCGAGGGGCTCGCCAATGCCTGGGTCGAGGCGCTCGCTTGCGGGACGCCGGTGGTGACCTCGGATGTCGGCGGCGCGCGCGAGCTGATCGCGTGCGACACCGCCGGGCGCCTGGTGGCGCGCAATCCCGCAGCCGTGGCGGCGGGGATCAACGCGGTGCTCAACGCGCCGCCCCCGCGCGAGGCGGTGGCCGCGCTGACCGAGCATTTCAGCTGGGAGGCCAATGCGGCGGCACTTGCCGCGCATTACGAGACCCTGGCCACCGCCTGA
- a CDS encoding helix-turn-helix domain-containing protein — protein MTNRIRDIRKAKGLTLADLAAACTPPTTAQTIGRLETGMRQLSLAWMNKIAAALDVDPAMLMRAEGAAPAMIIAELGANGPEALATPREALLPSALAADDGPAPLVLAITASIGEYRAGDLVWLRQIAPDAAQTAINRDCLLPRPGGRFAFGRLIDRKGTLIGLLPPGMGQKQVVVDNPPWIAVAAMLVRPL, from the coding sequence ATGACCAACCGCATCCGCGACATCCGCAAGGCCAAGGGGCTGACGCTCGCCGATCTCGCCGCCGCCTGCACCCCGCCCACCACCGCGCAGACCATCGGGCGGCTGGAGACGGGAATGCGCCAGCTCTCGCTCGCATGGATGAACAAGATCGCCGCCGCGCTCGACGTCGATCCGGCGATGCTGATGCGCGCGGAAGGCGCAGCGCCGGCCATGATCATTGCCGAACTCGGCGCCAATGGCCCCGAAGCGCTTGCCACCCCGCGCGAGGCGCTGCTGCCGAGCGCGCTCGCCGCTGACGACGGCCCCGCCCCGCTCGTCCTCGCCATCACCGCGAGCATCGGCGAGTATCGCGCGGGCGACCTTGTGTGGCTGCGCCAGATCGCCCCTGATGCGGCGCAAACGGCCATCAACCGCGATTGCCTTCTCCCCCGCCCCGGCGGACGCTTTGCCTTCGGGCGGCTGATCGACCGCAAGGGCACGCTGATCGGCCTGTTGCCGCCCGGCATGGGGCAGAAGCAGGTGGTGGTCGATAATCCGCCATGGATCGCGGTTGCCGCGATGCTGGTCAGGCCGCTTTAA